One Oncorhynchus keta strain PuntledgeMale-10-30-2019 chromosome 11, Oket_V2, whole genome shotgun sequence DNA window includes the following coding sequences:
- the LOC118390387 gene encoding histone acetyltransferase KAT5-like isoform X2 gives MTKMADSSVDVVEGCRLPVLRKNQENEDEWPLAEILSVKEIPGRKLYYVHYIDFNKRLDEWVTPDRLDMKKLQFPKKEAKTPTKNGLPGSRPSSPESEVVRVAGAGPQHTPSRPPQPQAQQKSIPTKTSLPDFQVLQQQAQRKSLDLNLQTATAPSRGKTLPTPKRKAESVSLATQVSPATPVPSLPGLAEASQASVYPAVRDTNTFNLKSNARDDHEQLTSLTTNGTARRPMPNQPGRKRKQPPNCGGTDEDSQDSSDGIPSTPRMTGSLVSDRSHDDIVTRMKNIDCIELGRHRLKPWYFSPYPQELTTLPILYLCEFCLKYLKSLKCLQRHLTKCNLRHPPGNEIYRKGTISFFEIDGRKNKTYSQNLCLLAKCFLDHKTLYYDTDPFLFYVMTEYDAKGFHIVGYFSKEKESTEDYNVACILTLPPYQRRGYGKLLIEFSYELSKVEGKTGTPEKPLSDLGLLSYRSYWSQTILEILMDLKPDNGERPQITINDISEITSVKKEDVISTLQYLNLINYYKGQYILTLSEDIVEGHERAMQKRHLRIDSKCLHFTPKDWSKRGKW, from the exons ATGACCAAAATGGCGGATTCGTCG GTCGATGTTGTCGAGGGCTGTAGGCTCCCTGTTCTCCGAAAAAATCAGGAAAACGAAGATGAGTGGC CCTTGGCTGAAATTCTCAGTGTGAAAGAGATCCCTGGGAGAAAACTCTACTATGTCCACTATATTGACT TCAACAAGCGTCTGGATGAGTGGGTTACGCCGGACAGGCTTGACATGAAGAAGCTCCAGTTCCCTAAGAAGGAAGCTAAAACGCCCACTAAGAACGGGCTTCCGGGGTCGCGGCCCAGCTCCCCGGAGAGTGAAGTGGTAAGAGTGGCCGGAGCTGGCCCCCAACATACCCCCAGCAGGCCCCCACAGCCGCAAGCCCAGCAGAAGTCTATACCCACCAAAACTTCTCTACCAGACTTTCAAGTGTTGCAACAACAAGCTCAG AGGAAGAGTCTAGACCTCAATCTTCAAACTGCCACAGCTCCTTCCAGAGGCAAAACTCTCCCCACACCG AAGAGGAAAGCAGAGTCTGTGTCCCTGGCAACACAAGTGTCCCCAGCAACCCCCGTGCCATCCTTGCCAGGTTTGGCTGAAGCCTCCCAGGCATCTGTTTACCCTGCTGTAAGGGACACCAACACCTTCAACCTCAAATCCAACGCCCGTGATGACCATGAGCAGCTTACCTCTCTCACCACG AATGGTACTGCCCGTCGCCCCATGCCCAATCAGCCAGGCAGGAAGAGGAAGCAGCCTCCCAACTGCGGGGGAACCGATGAG GACTCGCAAGACAGCTCTGATGGCATCCCCTCCACCCCTCGCATGACTGGCAGTCTGGTGTCGGACCGTAGCCATGACGACATTGTCACGCGTATGAAGAACATTGACTGCATTGAACTGGGCCGCCACAGGCTGAAGCCCTGGTACTTCTCGCCCTACCCACAGGAACTGACCACATTGCCTATTCTCTATCTCTGTGAGTTCTGCTTGAAGTACCTCAAGAGCCTCAAGTGTCTGCAGAGGCATCTG aCCAAGTGTAATCTTCGGCATCCACCTGGCAATGAGATCTACCGCAAGGGCACTATCTCCTTTTTTGAAATAGATGGCAGAAAAAACAAA ACATACTCTCAGAACCTGTGTTTACTGGCCAAGTGTTTCCTGGACCACAAGACGCTGTACTATGACACAGACCCCTTCCTCTTCTACGTCATGACAGAGTACGACGCCAAGGGCTTCCACATAGTGGGCTACTTCTCAAAG GAGAAAGAGTCGACGGAAGATTACAACGTGGCCTGTATCCTCACCTTACCTCCCTACCAGCGGAGAGGCTACGGCAAATTGCTCATTGAGTTCA GTTATGAGCTGTCTAAGGTAGAGGGGAAGACGGGCACACCAGAGAAGCCTCTGTCTGATCTGGGGCTGCTCTCCTACCGCTCCTACTGGTCCCAGACCATCCTGGAGATACTCATGGACCTCAAGCCTGACAACGGGGAGCGGCCGCAGATCACCATCAA TGACATCAGCGAGATCACCAGTGTGAAGAAAGAGGATGTCATATCTACACTTCAGTACCTTAACCTAATTAATTACTATAAG GGCCAGTATATCCTCACTCTTTCGGAGGACATAGTGGAGGGGCATGAGAGGGCAATGCAGAAGCGTCACCTGCGCATTGACTCCAAATGCCTTCACTTCACCCCTAAAGACTGGAGCAAGAGGGGCAAGTGGTAG
- the LOC118390387 gene encoding histone acetyltransferase KAT5-like isoform X1, with amino-acid sequence MTKMADSSVDVVEGCRLPVLRKNQENEDEWPLAEILSVKEIPGRKLYYVHYIDFNKRLDEWVTPDRLDMKKLQFPKKEAKTPTKNGLPGSRPSSPESEVVRVAGAGPQHTPSRPPQPQAQQKSIPTKTSLPDFQVLQQQAQRKSLDLNLQTATAPSRGKTLPTPKRKAESVSLATQVSPATPVPSLPGLAEASQASVYPAVRDTNTFNLKSNARDDHEQLTSLTTNGTARRPMPNQPGRKRKQPPNCGGTDEIIKVFQYNNSPRCANVYLQPGEDSQDSSDGIPSTPRMTGSLVSDRSHDDIVTRMKNIDCIELGRHRLKPWYFSPYPQELTTLPILYLCEFCLKYLKSLKCLQRHLTKCNLRHPPGNEIYRKGTISFFEIDGRKNKTYSQNLCLLAKCFLDHKTLYYDTDPFLFYVMTEYDAKGFHIVGYFSKEKESTEDYNVACILTLPPYQRRGYGKLLIEFSYELSKVEGKTGTPEKPLSDLGLLSYRSYWSQTILEILMDLKPDNGERPQITINDISEITSVKKEDVISTLQYLNLINYYKGQYILTLSEDIVEGHERAMQKRHLRIDSKCLHFTPKDWSKRGKW; translated from the exons ATGACCAAAATGGCGGATTCGTCG GTCGATGTTGTCGAGGGCTGTAGGCTCCCTGTTCTCCGAAAAAATCAGGAAAACGAAGATGAGTGGC CCTTGGCTGAAATTCTCAGTGTGAAAGAGATCCCTGGGAGAAAACTCTACTATGTCCACTATATTGACT TCAACAAGCGTCTGGATGAGTGGGTTACGCCGGACAGGCTTGACATGAAGAAGCTCCAGTTCCCTAAGAAGGAAGCTAAAACGCCCACTAAGAACGGGCTTCCGGGGTCGCGGCCCAGCTCCCCGGAGAGTGAAGTGGTAAGAGTGGCCGGAGCTGGCCCCCAACATACCCCCAGCAGGCCCCCACAGCCGCAAGCCCAGCAGAAGTCTATACCCACCAAAACTTCTCTACCAGACTTTCAAGTGTTGCAACAACAAGCTCAG AGGAAGAGTCTAGACCTCAATCTTCAAACTGCCACAGCTCCTTCCAGAGGCAAAACTCTCCCCACACCG AAGAGGAAAGCAGAGTCTGTGTCCCTGGCAACACAAGTGTCCCCAGCAACCCCCGTGCCATCCTTGCCAGGTTTGGCTGAAGCCTCCCAGGCATCTGTTTACCCTGCTGTAAGGGACACCAACACCTTCAACCTCAAATCCAACGCCCGTGATGACCATGAGCAGCTTACCTCTCTCACCACG AATGGTACTGCCCGTCGCCCCATGCCCAATCAGCCAGGCAGGAAGAGGAAGCAGCCTCCCAACTGCGGGGGAACCGATGAG ATAATAAAGGTTTTCCAGTATAACAACAGCCCTCGATGTGCCAATGTCTATCTGCAGCCAGGAGAG GACTCGCAAGACAGCTCTGATGGCATCCCCTCCACCCCTCGCATGACTGGCAGTCTGGTGTCGGACCGTAGCCATGACGACATTGTCACGCGTATGAAGAACATTGACTGCATTGAACTGGGCCGCCACAGGCTGAAGCCCTGGTACTTCTCGCCCTACCCACAGGAACTGACCACATTGCCTATTCTCTATCTCTGTGAGTTCTGCTTGAAGTACCTCAAGAGCCTCAAGTGTCTGCAGAGGCATCTG aCCAAGTGTAATCTTCGGCATCCACCTGGCAATGAGATCTACCGCAAGGGCACTATCTCCTTTTTTGAAATAGATGGCAGAAAAAACAAA ACATACTCTCAGAACCTGTGTTTACTGGCCAAGTGTTTCCTGGACCACAAGACGCTGTACTATGACACAGACCCCTTCCTCTTCTACGTCATGACAGAGTACGACGCCAAGGGCTTCCACATAGTGGGCTACTTCTCAAAG GAGAAAGAGTCGACGGAAGATTACAACGTGGCCTGTATCCTCACCTTACCTCCCTACCAGCGGAGAGGCTACGGCAAATTGCTCATTGAGTTCA GTTATGAGCTGTCTAAGGTAGAGGGGAAGACGGGCACACCAGAGAAGCCTCTGTCTGATCTGGGGCTGCTCTCCTACCGCTCCTACTGGTCCCAGACCATCCTGGAGATACTCATGGACCTCAAGCCTGACAACGGGGAGCGGCCGCAGATCACCATCAA TGACATCAGCGAGATCACCAGTGTGAAGAAAGAGGATGTCATATCTACACTTCAGTACCTTAACCTAATTAATTACTATAAG GGCCAGTATATCCTCACTCTTTCGGAGGACATAGTGGAGGGGCATGAGAGGGCAATGCAGAAGCGTCACCTGCGCATTGACTCCAAATGCCTTCACTTCACCCCTAAAGACTGGAGCAAGAGGGGCAAGTGGTAG